The following proteins are encoded in a genomic region of Haloarcula marina:
- the rad50 gene encoding DNA double-strand break repair ATPase Rad50, translating into MRFQRVAMENFKCYDDADLRLDPGVTVIHGLNGSGKSSLLEACFFALYGSKAIDETLEDVVTIGADDCTVDLWFSHGGGEYHITRRVRNTGERASHAKCVMETPEGDTYEGARAVRRRVTELLRMDSEAFVNCAYVRQGEVNKLINASPSDRQDMLDDLLQLGKLETYRERASDARVGVKRVRDGKYDSLSTLDDQIAEKEAKDLHERLNGLETERNEIQEKIDNFERQREAATETLENAKSVLEEHEERQAELSELANDIEELEGDIAEAERERERLQDRISELKAERDSLEEDRDEAVAETDLDAADPAAVEDRLETLDDRADDLRSRIESQRVEAQKHSGDADSLESQAEDLEARAANKRQTADDLESALDDARETIADRRSKLDDIDADIEELETTFEGSETTREEATDHRDTVADELDEARQRVTELETKLRSERESLEEAEKLLDAGKCPECGQDVTDSPHVESIEADRERVAELESTLSAARETVESLQTDLERAESLADAADRLATLEQNRENVVQLVEEKESSIEADEERIEQLREDADELAEEAAQKREAAAEANERAAECRSVIGECNQEHQQVKQSIQRLERLAEVIDAIDDHERELDQLREKRSQAAEMNDQRRDRLAEKREQKQELAEQVDESRIEEARDDRQRAADYIEQVDPRLDELREKRDDRQSAIGGVKNEIEELEGLRERRENLAESLSKLDSLYEEAQQLQEMYGALRAELRQRNVETLERMLNETFSLVYQNDSYSHIELDGEYQLTVFQKDGEPLEPEQLSGGERALFNLSLRCAIYRLLAEGIEGAAPMPPLILDEPTVFLDSGHVTQLLDLIQYMRDDVGVEQILVVSHDDELVGAADDLVRVEKDATSNRSHVDRVDQIEETIAELA; encoded by the coding sequence ATGCGGTTCCAGCGAGTCGCGATGGAGAACTTCAAATGCTACGACGACGCCGACCTGCGGTTGGACCCCGGGGTCACCGTCATCCACGGCCTGAACGGGAGCGGGAAGTCCTCGCTGTTGGAGGCCTGTTTCTTCGCCCTCTACGGGTCGAAGGCCATCGACGAGACGCTGGAAGACGTGGTGACCATCGGGGCCGACGACTGCACGGTCGACCTGTGGTTCAGCCACGGCGGCGGCGAGTACCACATCACGCGGCGGGTGCGCAACACCGGCGAGCGCGCCTCGCACGCCAAGTGCGTGATGGAGACGCCCGAGGGCGACACGTACGAGGGTGCGCGAGCGGTCCGTCGGCGGGTCACCGAACTCCTGCGGATGGACAGCGAGGCGTTCGTCAACTGCGCGTACGTCCGGCAGGGCGAGGTGAACAAACTCATCAACGCCTCGCCGAGCGACCGGCAGGACATGCTGGACGACTTGCTCCAACTCGGGAAACTGGAGACCTACCGCGAACGAGCGAGCGATGCCCGCGTCGGCGTCAAGCGCGTCCGCGACGGCAAGTACGATTCGCTGTCGACGCTCGACGACCAGATAGCCGAGAAAGAGGCGAAGGACCTCCACGAGCGACTGAACGGGCTGGAGACCGAGCGAAACGAGATACAGGAGAAAATCGACAACTTCGAGCGACAGCGCGAAGCGGCCACAGAGACGCTGGAGAACGCGAAGTCGGTCTTGGAAGAACACGAGGAGCGACAGGCCGAACTGTCCGAGTTGGCGAACGACATCGAGGAACTGGAAGGAGATATCGCCGAGGCCGAACGGGAGCGCGAGCGGTTGCAGGACCGCATTTCGGAACTGAAAGCCGAACGCGACTCGCTGGAAGAGGACCGCGACGAGGCGGTGGCCGAGACGGACCTCGACGCGGCGGACCCGGCGGCGGTCGAGGACCGCCTGGAAACCCTCGACGACCGGGCCGACGACCTCCGCTCGCGCATCGAGTCCCAGCGCGTCGAAGCGCAGAAACACAGCGGCGACGCCGACTCGCTCGAATCGCAGGCGGAGGACCTCGAAGCACGTGCGGCCAACAAACGACAGACGGCCGACGACCTCGAATCGGCCCTTGACGACGCCCGCGAGACTATCGCCGACCGGCGGTCGAAACTCGACGATATCGACGCGGACATCGAGGAACTCGAAACGACGTTCGAGGGGAGCGAGACGACCCGCGAGGAAGCGACGGACCACCGAGATACCGTCGCTGACGAACTCGACGAGGCCCGACAGCGCGTGACCGAGTTGGAAACGAAACTCCGGAGCGAACGCGAATCGCTCGAAGAAGCCGAAAAACTCCTCGACGCCGGGAAATGCCCCGAGTGCGGGCAGGACGTGACTGACTCGCCGCACGTCGAGTCCATCGAAGCCGACCGGGAGCGCGTGGCCGAACTGGAGTCGACCCTGTCGGCGGCCCGTGAGACGGTCGAGTCGCTACAGACCGACCTGGAACGCGCCGAGTCGCTGGCCGACGCCGCCGACCGGTTGGCGACGCTGGAACAGAACCGCGAGAACGTCGTCCAACTCGTCGAGGAGAAGGAGTCGAGCATCGAGGCCGACGAGGAGCGAATCGAACAACTGCGCGAGGACGCCGACGAACTAGCCGAGGAAGCAGCACAGAAGCGCGAGGCGGCGGCGGAAGCGAACGAACGGGCCGCGGAGTGCCGGTCGGTCATCGGCGAGTGCAACCAAGAACACCAACAGGTCAAGCAGTCGATTCAGCGACTGGAACGCCTCGCCGAGGTCATCGACGCTATCGACGACCACGAGCGCGAACTCGACCAACTCCGGGAGAAGCGGTCCCAAGCCGCGGAGATGAACGACCAGCGACGCGACCGACTCGCCGAGAAGCGCGAGCAGAAACAGGAGTTGGCCGAACAGGTCGACGAGTCGCGAATCGAGGAGGCCCGCGACGACAGGCAGCGCGCGGCCGACTATATCGAACAGGTCGACCCGCGACTCGACGAACTCCGCGAGAAGCGCGACGACCGACAGAGCGCCATCGGCGGCGTCAAGAACGAAATCGAGGAACTGGAAGGACTGCGGGAACGGCGCGAGAACCTCGCCGAGTCGCTGTCGAAACTCGACTCGCTATACGAGGAGGCCCAGCAGTTACAGGAGATGTACGGCGCGCTCCGGGCGGAACTGCGCCAGCGGAACGTCGAGACGCTCGAACGAATGCTCAACGAGACGTTCTCGCTCGTCTATCAGAACGACTCCTACTCCCACATCGAACTCGACGGCGAGTATCAGTTGACCGTGTTCCAGAAGGACGGCGAACCGCTGGAACCCGAACAGCTATCCGGCGGCGAGCGCGCGCTGTTCAACCTCAGCCTGCGGTGTGCCATCTACCGACTGCTCGCGGAGGGCATCGAGGGGGCCGCGCCGATGCCCCCGCTCATCCTCGACGAACCGACCGTGTTCCTCGACTCGGGCCACGTCACGCAACTGCTGGACCTGATACAGTACATGCGCGACGACGTGGGCGTCGAGCAGATTCTCGTCGTCAGCCACGACGACGAACTCGTCGGGGCGGCCGACGACCTCGTCCGAGTGGAGAAAGACGCCACCTCGAACCGGTCGCACGTCGACCGCGTGGACCAAATCGAGGAGACGATTGCGGAACTGGCCTGA
- a CDS encoding DUF7346 family protein, which yields MRTVRDASGTHYILLKESKDASLVRDPETGAERHVQNADLEPVDGESPLATAAGAVPDAVRTVVTAAHDDRALGLLVEVADRGPLSVHELLDSYDLCESDLHGLLAEFRAAGLLEEVDVTGRRGYDTTPTADRAVDALTDR from the coding sequence ATGCGAACCGTCCGCGACGCGTCGGGCACCCACTACATCCTGCTGAAAGAGTCCAAGGACGCGAGTCTGGTTCGGGACCCAGAGACGGGCGCCGAACGGCACGTCCAGAACGCCGACCTCGAACCCGTCGACGGCGAGTCGCCACTCGCGACCGCCGCCGGGGCCGTCCCGGACGCCGTCCGGACCGTCGTCACGGCCGCCCACGACGACCGGGCGCTGGGGCTGCTCGTCGAAGTGGCCGACCGCGGGCCGCTCTCGGTCCACGAACTGCTGGACAGTTACGACCTCTGTGAGAGCGACTTACACGGCCTGCTCGCGGAGTTCCGCGCGGCGGGTCTGCTCGAAGAAGTCGACGTGACCGGTCGACGCGGCTACGACACGACGCCGACGGCAGACCGCGCCGTCGACGCGCTCACCGACCGGTAA
- a CDS encoding DUF7322 domain-containing protein yields the protein MPPGSDEPDPDSPPGVLSEKSPYEPDEFDPESLGPPVPKAPNPPDGGASSEAAGLFWKLVLVFNVALLALSVGPMLAYFRGQVDLGIRVFLVGVVAFAYGTARYVKFERERKADEDDTESGTDDSESDDTESGTDDSESDDTDDHNG from the coding sequence GTGCCACCCGGTTCCGACGAACCCGACCCGGACAGTCCCCCCGGCGTGCTCTCCGAGAAGAGCCCCTACGAACCGGACGAGTTCGACCCCGAGAGCCTCGGTCCACCGGTTCCGAAAGCGCCGAATCCGCCCGACGGCGGTGCGAGCAGCGAGGCCGCCGGTCTGTTCTGGAAACTCGTCCTCGTGTTCAACGTCGCGCTACTGGCGCTCTCTGTCGGCCCCATGCTCGCGTACTTCCGGGGGCAGGTCGACCTCGGCATCCGCGTCTTCCTCGTCGGCGTCGTCGCGTTCGCCTACGGCACCGCGCGGTACGTTAAGTTCGAGCGCGAGCGGAAAGCGGACGAGGACGACACCGAGAGCGGAACCGACGACAGCGAAAGCGACGACACCGAGAGCGGAACCGACGACAGCGAAAGCGACGACACCGACGACCACAACGGCTAA
- a CDS encoding DUF7331 family protein, whose translation MSHHASPDGQSDRADEIRSEPALPNAVQTTETYETEEGTVFYDAQHPLAWIQSDTTVSLTDSA comes from the coding sequence ATGTCGCACCACGCATCTCCCGACGGTCAGTCGGACAGGGCGGACGAAATTCGGTCCGAGCCTGCGCTGCCGAACGCAGTGCAGACGACCGAGACCTACGAGACCGAGGAGGGGACAGTGTTCTACGACGCCCAGCATCCGCTGGCGTGGATTCAGAGCGATACGACGGTGTCGCTCACCGACAGCGCGTAA